One Setaria viridis chromosome 3, Setaria_viridis_v4.0, whole genome shotgun sequence DNA window includes the following coding sequences:
- the LOC117850938 gene encoding uncharacterized protein — MASPKLVALFLAFAVAAAALQPSEAARVQAQQGFKPAVASQEAEKVATQADGGVPSAPTLPGLPAGQLPPGLLPAILGLLFPPLGGIISMIQPLLPPPGSPSQQGGVLGGILPGTSPSPPAPAECMTPLSAMMPCTDYLTNMTVLTPPGQCCDGLKTITRDAPICLCHGMTGGLNQFLPKPVDHLRMTALPLACGTVLPIQTLFMCNCECLALLFSADFIGPC; from the coding sequence ATGGCGTCGCCTAAGCTCGTCGCCCTgttcctcgccttcgccgtagcggcggcggcgctgcagccCTCGGAAGCGGCGAGGGTCCAAGCCCAGCAAGGGTTCAAGCCGGCGGTCGCAAGCCAGGAAGCAGAGAAGGTGGCCACCCAAGCTGACGGCGGCGTgccgagtgcgccgacccttcccggcctccccgccggccaGCTCCCCCCGGGGCTACTGCCCGCCATCCTCGGCCTGCTCTTCCCGCCGCTGGGCGGCATCATCAGCATGATCCAaccgctgctcccgccgccggggTCTCCGTCGCAACAAGGCGGCGTCCTAGGTGGCATCTTGCCGGGGacctcgccttcgccgccggcaccggcggagTGCATGACGCCGCTTTCGGCTATGATGCCGTGCACGGACTACCTCACCAACATGACCGTGCTGACACCCCCCGGCCAGTGCTGCGACGGGCTCAAGACCATCACCAGGGACGCGCCCATATGCCTCTGCCACGGCATGACCGGCGGCTTGAACCAGTTCCTGCCCAAGCCCGTCGACCACCTCCGCATGACCGCCCTCCCGCTCGCTTGCGGCACCGTGCTGCCGATCCAAACCCTCTTCATGTGCAACTGTGAGTGTCTTGCATTGTTATTTTCAGCAGATTTTATAGGTCCTTGCTAG